The Agreia sp. COWG nucleotide sequence GACCACGTTCCCCGCGTCGACCGCGGCCGCGGTGGCGGATGCTCGTCCGGTCGCCGTGCAGGACGCCGTGCCCGCTTACGGCGCGCCCGAAGCGCCGTCCGCGGAGGCCCTGCCGACGGCATCCGCTGTTGCGCCGTCGCAGGCCGCACCAGCGGCGACAGTCGGTTGGAAGGACCCCCAGGCGAAAGAGGTCAGTCGGGCGGGGGCCACGGTCATGGCGATCGTGCCGTTCGTGTCGCTCACGCTCTTCTTCGTCACGGGCAGCGTCATGAGCTGGAGCTACAGCTGGCTCTGGTTCCTGCTGGTTCCCGTGGCGGGCATCGTCATCTACGGGCCGAACGGCAAACCGAAGCGGCCGCCGCGCCGCTGACCAAACCGACGGGCATATCGCCCACGAATACCTGCCATGAACGCTCGACGTACGACCCTGATCGTCGTCGTCTTGACGGTTCTGGCTATCTTCTTGGGAGGAACGATCATCGCCATGTCCACGACGCCTCACGAACCGGATGCCGGCCCCACCGGCAACACGGCCCCCGGGGGACCGGTTGTCGCGTTCTACGGCGATTCCTACACTCTCGGCACCGGAGCGAGCGACCCGTCGAAGCGATGGTCGACCGTCATCTCGGCGGAGCGGGGCTGGAACGAGGTCAACCCGAGCGTCAACGGGCTCGGCTTCGTCAACAACCGTGACAGGCTGCCCGAGGGCGGTGACCTCGTCGAGCAGGTGATCGCCGCGAAGCCCGACATCCTGTTCATCACGATGGGACTCAACGACAATTTCTCGATGCCGGAACGGGCCGACGACATCGAGGCGGCGATCCACCGGGACTTCACCACGATTCGAAACAACCTTCCCCGCACGCGCATCATCGTGGTCGAGCCGTTCTGGTACACGGACGACCGGCCGCAGTCCCTCGACACCATCTCGGGCTGGGTCGA carries:
- a CDS encoding DUF1707 domain-containing protein, with the protein product MSIPDYSGNPSYRLSTAERERAVSELRQHVAEGRLTESEFTERSKAARTAVTRGQLAPLFEDLPATTFPASTAAAVADARPVAVQDAVPAYGAPEAPSAEALPTASAVAPSQAAPAATVGWKDPQAKEVSRAGATVMAIVPFVSLTLFFVTGSVMSWSYSWLWFLLVPVAGIVIYGPNGKPKRPPRR
- a CDS encoding SGNH/GDSL hydrolase family protein codes for the protein MNARRTTLIVVVLTVLAIFLGGTIIAMSTTPHEPDAGPTGNTAPGGPVVAFYGDSYTLGTGASDPSKRWSTVISAERGWNEVNPSVNGLGFVNNRDRLPEGGDLVEQVIAAKPDILFITMGLNDNFSMPERADDIEAAIHRDFTTIRNNLPRTRIIVVEPFWYTDDRPQSLDTISGWVEREGRAIGADLVPGASHWIEGHPEWMASDGLHPNDDGYAQIARRMDEELSRLGLGVPSGTAAPPVSR